Proteins encoded within one genomic window of Spirochaeta isovalerica:
- a CDS encoding tetratricopeptide repeat protein, with the protein MERLATVFLLLIGFSLFGQSAIEYNRLGEKKMAENDVYSSLEYFSRSVELNPRYHQSLYGMAMAYFRLEEYEAADFYIGLALDMSGEDLDYLNLRGRIYVGLGELEQAGEVFRVILDREPYNMPARLGLAEIDLIENRFTEAEERYLGSLTISPESRRALLSLLLLYDTKGDFSKGDEILETLNTVYTYDPDVKLAAAQHYYRSGELDKAENAALTLFSINPASDDVRPLLARIYLEKDEADKSIDFLEEQLKTERTDLSLRYLLAVSYSRIGRVTESLHNFDYILKNAPYDEISRMAAEQLAVENRLDSKIEEYASYHFSRGREWERNFRYDKALNEYRRGLKINPSSVEGRLLYAEIFKLRGQTAKYLDVLNLLSWNGYDDPDFLSAKEQFEHLRKKTVADNWGVDQFYLLKEPYDIDIYIRKPDIKTEHSVAESYIADFFNYELEKFEWFDTPGDSVIIGRESDAYRQSHKSGSQYYVILDFFESERIFTLKVTLYLSRTGVAMDSFTVIRAGNDKLSDAVRLSTTYLSDFLPVRGSIVDVKDGKALINLGELDGIKEEDRFLVARKGQVRYISETPWYEVSDQDKLGILTVTALDEAVSECTYENPGFFELLNPGDDIFLLGADEEIVLQSDFGYNETLKRELLRIH; encoded by the coding sequence ATGGAGCGTTTGGCAACTGTTTTCCTTCTCCTGATCGGATTTTCACTATTCGGACAGAGCGCCATAGAGTACAACAGGCTCGGCGAAAAGAAGATGGCGGAGAATGATGTTTACAGTTCTCTGGAATATTTCTCCCGTTCCGTAGAACTGAATCCCCGTTATCACCAGTCTCTGTACGGCATGGCAATGGCCTATTTCAGACTTGAGGAATATGAAGCCGCTGATTTTTATATAGGTCTTGCTCTGGACATGTCGGGAGAGGATCTTGATTATCTTAATCTCCGGGGGCGGATCTATGTCGGCCTGGGAGAACTTGAACAGGCTGGTGAGGTCTTCCGTGTCATCCTTGATCGGGAGCCTTATAATATGCCGGCCCGTCTCGGACTGGCGGAAATCGATCTGATAGAAAACCGTTTTACCGAAGCGGAGGAACGTTATCTCGGAAGTCTGACCATCTCTCCCGAAAGCAGAAGGGCTCTTTTATCTCTTCTTCTCCTTTACGATACAAAGGGTGATTTTTCAAAAGGCGATGAGATCCTCGAGACTCTTAATACTGTCTATACTTATGATCCCGATGTAAAACTGGCTGCGGCTCAGCATTATTACAGAAGCGGCGAACTGGATAAAGCGGAGAATGCCGCGTTAACCCTTTTCTCCATAAACCCTGCTTCTGATGATGTCAGGCCTCTTCTCGCCAGAATATATCTTGAGAAAGATGAAGCGGATAAATCGATAGACTTTCTCGAAGAGCAATTGAAAACAGAACGCACCGATCTGAGTTTAAGGTATCTTCTCGCTGTTTCCTACAGCCGTATCGGACGGGTTACCGAAAGCCTTCATAATTTCGATTACATACTGAAAAACGCTCCGTATGATGAAATCAGCCGGATGGCGGCGGAACAACTGGCAGTCGAAAACCGTCTTGATTCCAAAATCGAAGAATACGCTTCTTACCATTTTTCAAGAGGTAGAGAATGGGAAAGAAATTTCCGGTATGACAAAGCCCTGAACGAATACAGAAGGGGTTTGAAGATCAATCCTTCATCAGTTGAAGGCAGGCTTTTATATGCTGAGATATTTAAACTGAGGGGGCAGACAGCCAAGTATCTCGATGTTCTCAATCTTCTCAGCTGGAACGGCTATGACGATCCTGATTTCCTCTCAGCAAAAGAGCAGTTCGAACATTTGCGAAAAAAAACTGTAGCCGACAACTGGGGCGTTGATCAGTTTTACCTTTTAAAAGAACCCTACGATATCGATATCTACATCAGAAAACCGGATATTAAAACTGAACACAGCGTGGCCGAAAGCTATATTGCTGATTTTTTCAATTATGAACTGGAGAAATTCGAGTGGTTTGATACTCCCGGGGATTCGGTTATTATCGGTCGCGAATCCGATGCCTATCGGCAGTCCCACAAAAGCGGATCTCAATATTATGTAATACTTGATTTTTTTGAATCGGAAAGAATTTTCACGCTTAAGGTTACTCTATATCTGTCGCGGACCGGAGTGGCTATGGACAGCTTTACGGTTATCCGGGCCGGAAATGACAAATTGTCCGATGCTGTCAGACTTTCAACCACTTATTTAAGCGATTTTCTCCCAGTAAGAGGGAGTATTGTGGATGTGAAAGACGGAAAGGCATTGATTAATTTGGGAGAGCTTGACGGAATTAAAGAAGAGGACAGATTTCTCGTAGCCCGGAAAGGTCAGGTCCGGTATATTTCAGAAACGCCCTGGTATGAGGTTTCGGATCAGGATAAGCTTGGAATTCTGACCGTGACGGCTCTTGATGAAGCCGTTTCCGAATGTACCTATGAGAACCCCGGCTTTTTTGAGCTATTGAATCCCGGAGATGACATCTTTCTCCTTGGAGCGGATGAGGAGATCGTTCTCCAATCCGATTTCGGTTACAATGAAACTCTTAAGCGGGAGTTGCTGAGAATACACTGA
- a CDS encoding hemolysin family protein gives MKFFNKRFKNRKETILAEEELGDLNLDEKDMIRGIVELSDTSIKEVIVPRIDVVFISDEIGEDELYKTLVESGHSRFPVYRETIDNVIGILYVKDLFSKIVNKESLNIPELIRKPYFVPETMKLDALLKEFKHRRVHIAIAVDEYGGVSGIVCMEDIIEEIVGDIQDEFDNEDEDILAVGEGIYLCYARVSIEDFNEELSMNISDDDYDTLGGFVFDLFGKIPVRFEKVSYEGVDFIIQSMDGHKINTIKVVKKDI, from the coding sequence ATGAAATTCTTCAACAAAAGGTTCAAAAACAGAAAAGAAACCATACTGGCGGAAGAGGAACTGGGCGATCTCAATCTGGATGAAAAGGATATGATCCGGGGTATAGTGGAACTGTCGGATACAAGTATCAAAGAGGTCATAGTGCCCAGGATTGATGTCGTATTTATTTCTGATGAAATCGGAGAGGACGAGCTGTATAAAACACTTGTCGAATCCGGGCATTCCCGTTTCCCCGTCTACAGAGAGACAATTGACAATGTGATCGGTATTCTCTATGTCAAAGATCTTTTTTCAAAAATCGTCAATAAAGAGTCGTTAAACATCCCCGAACTGATCAGAAAACCCTATTTCGTTCCTGAAACAATGAAGCTCGATGCCCTATTGAAGGAATTCAAGCACCGCCGGGTTCATATTGCCATTGCCGTCGATGAATACGGAGGCGTATCCGGTATTGTCTGCATGGAGGACATTATAGAGGAGATCGTCGGGGACATTCAGGATGAATTCGATAATGAAGATGAAGATATCCTGGCCGTAGGCGAGGGAATCTATCTCTGTTATGCAAGGGTCAGCATTGAAGATTTCAATGAAGAGCTTTCAATGAATATATCCGATGACGATTATGATACTCTCGGCGGGTTCGTTTTTGACCTTTTTGGTAAAATTCCTGTCCGCTTCGAAAAAGTATCCTATGAAGGTGTCGATTTTATCATCCAGAGTATGGACGGACATAAAATAAACACAATTAAAGTTGTAAAAAAAGATATCTGA
- a CDS encoding LPS-assembly protein LptD: MKTLELTPRKLLLILLVFSFHPVFSQDAETEVNTLFTDTIYSDINTASYYELLSWCRDLDLDTKGNSDFLKKQLYSHYDVDLNSVESGEGESDIIVKIVSADRSEYYSLEEISEDYVRISGRVKLIVKQVSLNTTHTIEADSVLFNQTTDTMTASGNIIYIKEENGNKEEYSGDNFTFNVQNWKGVILKGDFKRTQEVNKQDMEFIFSGDAIKKGEGDVVVLDQGSITSCEEEEPHYRIEAKKIWILGPDEWAILNGALYIGHIPVLYIPFYHLPGNDLFFNPVIGDESRRGYYIQTTTYLLGKKQNSEEDDSFFINIADSDETYKLVPQGLYLFKEKGEPEKDAGSDFIKYKLDYYSRLGGYTALEGSLSELWKLKGISFDLGIGVTRSIKGSGGVYTNYFDENDFIASWNGSDFFGASVPFRWGLSFGFSLLTFKLNFEYLTDPYFRSDFSGREENFDWLNYLLSQTTEDEGVEENAQSSLNWSLQGNINIPNKWADDYIKNFSLSSLKVNMLWNSKDNNDYQAPADPQELYDPYSPSRLFFYPSNITWPQTSLNLSGVLLEYKTGPGDPVPEDELEDRDIIKAPWNDGNDKENGEKKGDEDYIKKPERFDGIAIEDADQTFFTKIDYSLTGYLNFTSYMNSEIWGSPADIDFDILKSLLTNKNTFNLNYNFKFFEDILSLSGKNTLTADYLSYYGDFTEDEERNELNGRKLNWLNTLDFTIKPLRNVAFFNKSTISYEFDTNLYSLSYDAVQEVFLKEWIEWDDDDITAHRAAVNIDFSMPLLTLALSFDSTLPPRDIKQSISPSLAFSIWKWTGKVAGKVTYDENQWTPEPLTVSTRLAPLDEVSLSGDFSYNFENETPASLSAAIKLWALTGSYNMAYATDYEWDKDLQQLKDMGKDFVPTSFSLGINYQYESPMLWKNRIAMDGKIDLNLNMNLQQYNLSKLGFKLSYNLHIFEFLDLTFSIDSSNEQIFLYFPSLRDYYGITEDYSFFKDLFKSFNIFSSGQQDRYESFFNMNSLNVSLVHKLHDWDLEMTYSGKPVLDEGVLESRWDSTFSILVRWNPIEKLKVQSKYANELWNVDTEFE; encoded by the coding sequence TTGAAAACATTAGAGCTGACACCGCGCAAACTTCTACTAATTCTGCTAGTTTTCAGTTTTCATCCGGTTTTTTCTCAGGATGCCGAAACAGAGGTAAACACTCTGTTTACCGATACGATCTACAGCGATATTAATACGGCTTCCTATTATGAGCTGCTCAGTTGGTGCCGGGATCTGGATCTCGATACAAAAGGCAACAGCGATTTCCTGAAAAAACAGTTGTATTCTCATTACGATGTGGATCTCAATTCAGTGGAAAGCGGAGAGGGCGAAAGCGACATAATTGTAAAAATCGTGAGCGCTGACCGTTCGGAGTATTACAGCCTGGAAGAGATCAGCGAAGATTATGTACGCATTTCCGGGCGCGTCAAGCTCATTGTCAAACAGGTTTCTCTCAACACGACACACACAATAGAAGCCGATTCCGTACTGTTTAACCAGACGACAGACACGATGACTGCCAGCGGCAATATCATCTACATCAAGGAAGAGAATGGAAACAAAGAGGAATACAGCGGCGATAATTTCACTTTCAATGTTCAGAACTGGAAAGGAGTCATTCTGAAAGGGGACTTCAAGCGGACCCAGGAAGTGAACAAGCAGGATATGGAGTTTATCTTCAGCGGAGATGCTATTAAAAAAGGCGAGGGCGACGTGGTTGTTCTCGATCAGGGATCCATAACATCATGCGAGGAAGAGGAACCCCACTACCGAATCGAGGCAAAAAAGATCTGGATACTCGGTCCCGATGAATGGGCTATTCTCAATGGAGCTCTCTATATCGGCCATATTCCGGTTCTCTATATCCCTTTCTATCACCTCCCCGGAAATGATCTGTTTTTTAATCCTGTCATTGGTGATGAGAGCCGCCGTGGTTATTATATTCAGACGACGACCTATCTTCTCGGCAAAAAGCAAAACAGCGAAGAGGACGACTCATTCTTTATAAATATTGCCGATAGCGATGAAACCTACAAACTCGTGCCGCAGGGCCTTTATCTATTTAAAGAGAAAGGGGAGCCCGAGAAAGATGCCGGTTCAGATTTTATCAAGTATAAGCTCGACTACTATTCCAGACTCGGCGGTTATACGGCTCTGGAAGGCTCGCTATCTGAGCTGTGGAAATTGAAAGGGATAAGCTTTGATCTGGGCATAGGCGTCACCAGAAGTATTAAAGGATCGGGCGGCGTTTATACAAATTACTTTGATGAAAACGATTTTATAGCCTCCTGGAATGGATCAGATTTCTTCGGCGCGTCCGTTCCCTTCCGGTGGGGGCTTTCATTCGGATTCTCTCTTCTTACGTTTAAATTGAATTTTGAATATTTGACAGATCCCTATTTCAGAAGCGATTTTTCGGGAAGAGAGGAGAATTTTGACTGGCTGAACTATCTTCTTTCCCAGACGACCGAGGATGAGGGTGTTGAGGAGAATGCTCAAAGCTCTCTTAACTGGTCTTTACAGGGCAATATCAATATCCCCAATAAATGGGCGGATGATTATATTAAAAACTTTTCGCTTAGCTCTTTGAAAGTGAATATGCTGTGGAACAGCAAGGATAACAATGATTATCAGGCTCCTGCCGATCCGCAGGAACTATACGATCCCTACAGTCCATCGAGGCTTTTCTTTTATCCCTCAAATATCACATGGCCGCAGACTTCCCTCAATCTTTCAGGAGTACTCCTGGAATACAAGACCGGTCCCGGAGATCCTGTTCCTGAAGACGAACTGGAAGATCGGGATATTATAAAGGCTCCATGGAATGATGGTAATGATAAGGAGAACGGCGAAAAGAAGGGAGATGAAGATTACATCAAGAAGCCGGAGAGATTCGATGGTATTGCCATTGAAGATGCGGACCAGACGTTTTTTACAAAAATCGACTACAGTCTCACCGGTTATCTCAATTTCACCTCCTATATGAACTCAGAAATATGGGGAAGTCCTGCGGATATCGATTTTGATATACTTAAATCCCTTCTGACAAACAAGAACACATTCAACCTTAATTACAATTTTAAGTTTTTCGAAGATATTCTTTCTCTATCCGGGAAAAATACCCTAACGGCCGATTATCTCAGTTACTACGGAGATTTCACTGAAGATGAGGAAAGAAACGAACTTAACGGAAGGAAACTCAACTGGCTCAATACGCTTGATTTCACAATTAAGCCACTCAGGAATGTCGCTTTTTTCAATAAATCTACAATCAGTTATGAGTTCGATACCAATTTGTATTCCCTGTCCTATGACGCAGTTCAGGAGGTCTTTCTCAAAGAATGGATAGAGTGGGATGATGACGATATAACAGCGCACAGAGCGGCAGTCAATATCGATTTTTCCATGCCTCTGCTCACTCTGGCTCTTTCTTTTGATTCCACTCTGCCTCCGCGGGATATCAAACAGTCAATCAGTCCTTCTCTGGCGTTTTCTATCTGGAAATGGACCGGCAAAGTTGCGGGAAAGGTCACTTATGATGAAAACCAATGGACACCGGAACCTTTAACAGTCAGCACCAGACTCGCACCATTAGACGAGGTCAGCCTGTCGGGAGACTTTTCCTATAACTTCGAAAATGAGACTCCCGCATCGCTTTCGGCAGCAATCAAACTCTGGGCGCTTACTGGATCATACAATATGGCTTATGCAACTGATTATGAGTGGGACAAGGATCTTCAGCAGCTGAAAGATATGGGCAAGGATTTTGTTCCGACTTCATTTTCTCTCGGAATCAATTATCAATACGAGAGTCCCATGCTCTGGAAGAACCGGATTGCCATGGACGGAAAAATTGATCTGAACCTGAACATGAACCTCCAGCAATATAATCTGAGTAAACTCGGGTTCAAACTTTCTTATAATCTTCACATTTTCGAATTCCTGGATCTGACATTTTCAATTGATTCATCAAATGAGCAAATATTCCTCTATTTCCCCTCGCTGCGGGACTATTACGGAATTACGGAGGACTACAGCTTTTTCAAGGATCTTTTCAAATCTTTCAACATTTTCAGCTCCGGACAGCAGGATCGCTACGAATCATTCTTCAATATGAACTCCCTCAATGTCTCGCTGGTTCATAAGCTGCACGACTGGGACCTTGAAATGACATACAGCGGGAAACCTGTGCTGGACGAAGGGGTTCTGGAATCGAGATGGGATTCCACTTTTTCCATTCTCGTCCGCTGGAATCCGATTGAAAAACTGAAGGTCCAGAGCAAATATGCCAACGAGCTCTGGAATGTGGATACGGAGTTTGAATGA
- the ybeY gene encoding rRNA maturation RNase YbeY — MNSIDVLCENIAEPEWLDNVDRFLQALLENLKIENWEFSLTFCDNEFIQDLNRNYREKDSPTDVLTFVQDDDPFPLAGESDLHHAGDIIISLDTLAENAEYFHVEKEEELKRLIVHGVLHLSGMDHSDNSPEQEMLIFQEKLLGQLAEVKIF, encoded by the coding sequence ATGAATAGTATCGATGTTCTTTGTGAAAATATCGCAGAACCGGAATGGCTGGATAATGTGGATCGCTTTTTACAGGCACTTCTGGAAAATCTTAAAATAGAAAACTGGGAATTTTCTCTGACTTTCTGCGATAATGAATTTATTCAGGATCTTAACAGAAATTACAGGGAAAAAGACAGCCCAACAGATGTTCTGACCTTTGTCCAGGATGACGATCCTTTTCCTCTGGCGGGAGAGAGCGATCTCCATCATGCAGGTGATATTATAATATCCCTCGACACTTTGGCGGAAAATGCCGAATATTTTCATGTGGAAAAAGAGGAAGAGCTCAAGCGTCTTATCGTCCATGGGGTTCTCCATCTTTCAGGTATGGATCATAGTGATAATTCTCCTGAACAGGAGATGCTTATATTTCAGGAAAAGCTGCTCGGACAGCTTGCAGAGGTGAAAATTTTTTAA
- a CDS encoding phosphoglycerate kinase, giving the protein MSVKTVEEMDLKNKRVLVRVDFNVPLKDGVITDDTRILRAIPTLKYILKQEGASLILMSHLGRPSEEREPQFSMKQLAAHLSEAAGVPVVTAPDCVGDEVEKLAEELKPGEILLLENTRYHKAETKNDPDFAAQLARLGDVYINDAFGAAHRAHASTEGVTKYLPSAAGFLMEKECRFFDGVLGNPEKPFVAIIGGAKVSSKISVLESLVSKCTTFVIGGGMAYTFLKAKGYEIGNSLFEEDYLDVAKSFLKKAEEAGVEVILPLDHIVASEFAENADSEYVGDINIPAGKLAMDVGEKTVAAVKTRIEAARTVVWNGPMGVFEFDKFAAGTKAVAEFVAECKGVTVVGGGDSVAAVNKFNLADRIDHVSTGGGASLEYLEGKQLPGVVALRK; this is encoded by the coding sequence ATGAGTGTAAAAACCGTAGAGGAGATGGATTTAAAGAACAAAAGAGTTCTTGTCCGTGTAGATTTTAACGTTCCTTTAAAAGACGGAGTCATAACCGATGATACGAGAATCCTGAGAGCGATTCCCACCCTGAAGTATATATTGAAACAGGAAGGAGCATCTCTTATTCTTATGAGCCATCTCGGGCGACCTTCCGAGGAGAGAGAACCTCAGTTCAGCATGAAACAGCTGGCTGCCCATCTCTCGGAAGCCGCCGGAGTTCCCGTTGTAACAGCTCCTGACTGTGTCGGAGATGAAGTGGAAAAACTGGCTGAAGAATTAAAGCCCGGTGAAATCCTTCTTCTCGAAAATACAAGATATCATAAAGCTGAAACTAAAAATGATCCTGATTTCGCTGCGCAGCTTGCCAGACTGGGTGATGTTTATATCAATGATGCATTCGGAGCGGCTCACAGAGCTCATGCCTCAACTGAAGGTGTGACTAAATATCTCCCTTCGGCCGCGGGATTTCTCATGGAAAAGGAATGCCGTTTTTTTGACGGCGTTCTCGGCAATCCGGAAAAACCATTTGTCGCCATAATCGGCGGAGCTAAGGTGTCCTCCAAAATAAGCGTGCTCGAATCGCTTGTCAGCAAATGTACGACTTTTGTAATCGGCGGCGGAATGGCTTACACCTTTCTCAAGGCCAAAGGTTATGAGATTGGAAATTCTCTTTTCGAAGAAGATTACCTCGATGTGGCAAAATCCTTTCTGAAAAAAGCCGAAGAGGCCGGTGTTGAAGTCATTCTTCCTCTTGACCATATCGTCGCATCCGAATTTGCAGAAAACGCCGACTCCGAATATGTCGGGGACATCAATATTCCCGCCGGTAAGCTGGCTATGGACGTTGGTGAAAAGACTGTTGCCGCAGTAAAAACAAGAATTGAAGCGGCCAGAACTGTCGTATGGAATGGACCTATGGGCGTTTTTGAGTTTGACAAATTCGCAGCCGGAACAAAAGCAGTTGCTGAATTCGTTGCTGAGTGTAAAGGCGTCACTGTTGTCGGCGGTGGAGACTCAGTAGCGGCAGTAAACAAATTCAATCTCGCGGACAGAATCGACCATGTGTCTACCGGTGGCGGAGCTTCTCTTGAATACCTTGAAGGCAAGCAGCTTCCCGGCGTCGTTGCGCTCAGAAAATAA
- the gap gene encoding type I glyceraldehyde-3-phosphate dehydrogenase has product MKIAINGFGRIGRNVFKIAMERDDLDIVAINDLTDPETLAHLLKYDSTYGVYNKVVEVKNDAISVDGKEVRIFSERNPSDLPWGSLGIDVVIESTGVFRTAEGPRGGYKDHIKAGARKVILTVPAKDSIDQTIVLGVNDDALDLTNTAFSNASCTTNCLSPIAKVLNDKFGIEQGLMTTIHAYTNDQVILDMPHSDLRRARSCALSIIPTTTGAAAAVGKVIPELNGKLNGMAMRVPTPTGSIVDLVVKLKKDVSVEDINNAMKQAAEGPMKGILQYTEDPIVSRDVQGNPHSSIFDALSTMKQGEGFFKVLSWYDNEMGYSTRVVDLAEKLA; this is encoded by the coding sequence ATGAAAATAGCTATTAACGGTTTCGGACGAATCGGAAGAAATGTTTTTAAAATCGCCATGGAAAGAGATGATCTGGACATTGTGGCTATAAATGATCTGACCGATCCCGAAACGCTTGCGCATCTTTTGAAATACGATTCAACATACGGCGTTTACAATAAAGTCGTTGAAGTGAAAAATGATGCCATATCGGTAGATGGCAAAGAGGTTCGCATATTTTCTGAAAGGAACCCGTCTGACTTGCCCTGGGGATCTCTCGGCATCGATGTCGTTATCGAATCGACAGGAGTATTCCGGACGGCGGAAGGACCCAGAGGCGGATATAAGGACCACATAAAAGCGGGCGCCCGCAAAGTCATACTTACAGTCCCGGCTAAAGACTCTATCGATCAGACAATTGTTCTCGGCGTAAATGACGATGCTCTCGATTTGACCAATACGGCTTTTTCAAACGCTTCCTGCACAACTAACTGCCTGAGCCCGATAGCAAAAGTGCTTAATGACAAGTTCGGTATCGAACAGGGGCTTATGACTACGATTCACGCCTACACCAATGATCAGGTTATTCTCGATATGCCTCACTCCGATCTGAGACGGGCCAGAAGCTGCGCCCTTTCGATCATTCCGACAACAACAGGCGCGGCTGCCGCAGTGGGGAAGGTTATACCGGAATTAAACGGAAAACTTAATGGTATGGCCATGAGAGTTCCCACACCGACAGGTTCCATAGTCGACCTGGTCGTCAAATTGAAAAAAGATGTATCTGTGGAAGATATTAATAATGCCATGAAACAAGCCGCAGAAGGACCCATGAAGGGGATTCTGCAGTATACGGAAGATCCCATTGTCTCAAGGGATGTTCAGGGCAATCCCCATTCTTCCATTTTTGATGCTCTGAGCACAATGAAACAGGGTGAGGGATTCTTTAAAGTCCTTTCCTGGTATGATAATGAAATGGGCTACTCCACAAGGGTTGTCGACCTGGCTGAAAAACTGGCATAA
- a CDS encoding HD family phosphohydrolase has translation MAELIQTKSAEHNSAAGKISVPLITIIISYILCVFMFSFFGNFERIFHSDSYLDYQVGDVVKEDIYSDIDLFLIDEAATERKKNLAESLAFPVFKIYDNITRDVLTSFDTFESELKLFLETDPADITDFHFTSGLDEALDRETLIEFLQLEELPLVLETTDNIVQTLMNRGIAYNEDKNLIPPSGIVEVWRESGDKFDKTFLKYNQIPRLDSLSEYIFNELNGQDLDQTMIQASIVFSQYFIRENCFPDEFQTRLNKDLAASKVKPVEIYLGKGEKILEKGLVVTPEIESRLQAIRTAKGSGSSLVFFSPIIFAAFLFAFAAIYFKVFSPEKTGNFQIGIIIYSSLVLIVLVSYMIILFAGTPGDLAPGIYIPVALFSMLVTLLTNKKTGLIFQLIQSLALYYISGFNLEYLVLPLVYGITASLVIEGAARRLDMIRAGLIQGGAQAFFFVLFLMINDPGLYRALWGSSIVFVNGFISSILALGLLPVLEHWLRTSTKFRLIELSDSNAPVLKNMLAKAPGTYIHSMNVANLAEMACQEIGANTLLARVGGLYHDIGKVDQSEYFIENQTDVNKHDDMKPSLSAAVLKAHVKIGIEKGHDLNLPNDVIDIIAQHHATSTMKYFYDRAMKEKGNTKVNRDDFSYSGPNPQTREAAIVMLADTIEAATRTLKKPSLAKLEKYVWELIMDKFICGELNDCSLTFKDMEFVKDSFVHVLAGHFHTRIEYPDDQKNKEKENSNE, from the coding sequence ATGGCTGAGCTAATTCAAACGAAATCGGCTGAGCACAACAGTGCTGCCGGTAAAATATCAGTTCCCCTTATTACAATTATCATTTCCTATATTCTCTGTGTTTTCATGTTCTCTTTTTTCGGAAACTTTGAAAGAATCTTTCATTCCGATTCCTATTTGGATTATCAGGTCGGAGATGTCGTCAAAGAGGACATATATTCCGATATAGATCTATTTCTCATTGACGAAGCTGCCACAGAGAGAAAGAAAAATCTGGCGGAATCTCTGGCGTTCCCGGTTTTCAAAATTTACGATAACATAACCAGGGACGTTCTCACTTCTTTTGACACCTTTGAATCGGAATTGAAGCTCTTTCTGGAAACGGATCCTGCCGATATCACTGATTTTCATTTTACATCGGGATTGGATGAGGCTCTCGATAGGGAAACGCTTATCGAATTCCTGCAATTGGAAGAGCTCCCGCTGGTTCTGGAAACGACAGACAACATCGTTCAGACACTGATGAATCGCGGCATCGCCTACAACGAAGATAAAAATCTGATACCCCCATCCGGCATTGTTGAGGTCTGGCGGGAATCGGGTGACAAATTCGATAAGACTTTCCTGAAATACAATCAGATTCCAAGACTCGATTCCCTATCGGAATATATATTCAATGAGCTCAACGGACAGGATCTTGATCAGACCATGATTCAGGCGTCAATCGTTTTCTCGCAGTATTTCATAAGGGAAAACTGCTTTCCCGATGAATTTCAGACGCGCCTGAATAAAGATCTTGCTGCTTCGAAAGTCAAACCTGTGGAAATATATCTGGGCAAGGGTGAGAAAATCCTGGAAAAAGGGCTGGTCGTCACACCGGAAATAGAATCGCGCCTGCAGGCCATCCGGACAGCGAAAGGCTCGGGAAGCAGTCTCGTATTCTTCTCTCCCATTATTTTCGCGGCCTTTTTATTTGCCTTCGCCGCCATTTATTTTAAAGTCTTTTCTCCTGAAAAAACCGGAAATTTCCAGATCGGCATTATTATTTATTCTTCACTGGTTCTCATCGTTCTGGTTTCTTATATGATCATTCTATTCGCCGGTACACCGGGGGATCTCGCTCCGGGAATATATATACCGGTCGCCCTGTTTTCCATGCTCGTGACTCTGCTGACGAACAAAAAAACAGGATTGATTTTTCAGTTGATCCAGTCTCTGGCTCTCTACTACATTTCCGGCTTTAATCTTGAATACCTTGTTCTCCCTCTCGTCTACGGCATCACAGCCAGTCTCGTTATAGAGGGCGCAGCAAGGCGTCTCGATATGATCCGCGCCGGCTTGATTCAGGGAGGAGCCCAGGCTTTCTTCTTCGTTCTTTTTTTAATGATTAACGATCCTGGCTTGTATAGAGCACTGTGGGGCTCTTCCATTGTTTTCGTAAATGGTTTTATCAGCAGTATTCTGGCACTCGGCCTTTTGCCCGTGTTGGAGCACTGGTTGAGGACAAGTACCAAATTCAGATTGATAGAATTATCAGATTCCAACGCCCCCGTGTTGAAAAATATGCTGGCTAAAGCTCCTGGTACCTATATCCATTCCATGAACGTTGCCAATCTCGCGGAGATGGCCTGCCAGGAGATCGGGGCCAATACGCTGCTGGCCAGAGTCGGAGGGCTCTATCATGATATCGGAAAAGTTGATCAGTCTGAATATTTTATAGAGAACCAGACGGATGTGAACAAGCATGATGATATGAAGCCTTCTCTTTCCGCCGCCGTTTTGAAAGCCCATGTAAAAATCGGCATAGAAAAAGGCCATGATCTGAATCTTCCCAATGATGTTATTGATATCATAGCCCAGCATCACGCCACATCGACAATGAAGTATTTCTACGACAGGGCAATGAAAGAGAAGGGGAACACCAAAGTTAATAGAGACGACTTCTCTTACAGCGGTCCGAATCCCCAGACAAGGGAGGCGGCTATCGTCATGCTCGCCGATACAATCGAAGCGGCGACCCGGACATTGAAAAAGCCTTCGCTGGCTAAACTGGAGAAATATGTCTGGGAACTCATTATGGATAAGTTTATCTGCGGAGAATTGAATGACTGCTCTCTGACTTTCAAGGATATGGAATTCGTAAAGGATTCTTTTGTCCATGTTCTGGCCGGGCACTTTCATACCCGCATCGAATACCCTGATGATCAGAAAAACAAAGAGAAAGAGAACAGCAATGAATAG